A DNA window from Fibrobacter sp. UWB4 contains the following coding sequences:
- a CDS encoding four helix bundle protein, whose protein sequence is MAVSNYQNLIVWRKAMDLAKEVYAIVKLLPKEELFALSDQIRRAVVSIPSNIAEGCGRESKSQMMNFLRIAKGSAAELETQLLLCKEIGYIDEIKLKMPLILLDEISRMIRSLMQKG, encoded by the coding sequence ATGGCTGTTTCGAATTATCAAAATTTAATTGTTTGGCGTAAAGCGATGGATTTGGCTAAGGAAGTTTATGCTATAGTAAAGTTACTTCCCAAAGAAGAGCTTTTTGCTTTGTCAGATCAAATCAGAAGAGCTGTTGTATCAATACCATCTAATATTGCAGAAGGCTGTGGACGTGAATCTAAAAGTCAAATGATGAATTTTCTGAGAATCGCTAAGGGGTCTGCAGCAGAATTAGAGACTCAGTTATTATTATGCAAAGAAATCGGATATATTGATGAAATAAAATTAAAAATGCCATTAATTCTTTTAGATGAAATTAGCCGAATGATTCGTTCTCTTATGCAAAAGGGATGA